Below is a window of Candidozyma auris chromosome 3, complete sequence DNA.
TGCTGACTCATTGGAAAGCTTGTTAAGTTGGGCGTCCAAAAAGGACTCATCACCACATTGTTGCAGAAATTGCTGTTTGAACTTTGAGGTGTCTCCCAACATGTCAATTTTAGATGAGAGATTTCCCCTTCTCGCTTGAAAGCCGAATCTCATTCTTCCCGATCTCTTGCTGCTATCATTCGGCGCAACGCTCGATGATTGATTCATAGTAATAGCATCTTTCAAGCTGACAAACTTGTAGAGCGAGCTATCTCTATGTTCGGACTTCGTGACTTCATCGTCACCATGACGTTTATGATCCCTTGAATACCCGACATGTAGTGTTCTCTGATTTTGCTCTAAATGATAATTTGCGCCTAACCAGAGCGTCTTGAGGGTCCTTCCCGTTAGATGTTTTCGGACAAGAAAATCTAAATCCAACGTCTCGATATCGGAAGGGAGAACGTTGTCTGTAAGTTTTGAGGCAATTTTGCTTCTGATTTTGCCACTTGATGCCGTCTTTGGGTCGAAAAAAGTATCATCGTCTTCTCTCACGATGATATGATCCTGAACAGTGGTCTTGACCACAttcgtcaacttctttAACTCTTTCGAATAATAgattttgtttttcttaTACAATGAGTTGCCGTTCTGCAGGCTCTTGCCATTGCTATAGGTTCCAACGTAAGGATCGTAAAATTCCTCATGTTCATCGTCAGAAGTGTCGCCAAAACGTTTCGTACTGTCTGAAGGATACTTTTGGTTTGTGTAATTAAATAGTCGCAGGAGAGTGATCAAGTCGagcttcctcttcttctcaatcttgACTTGTTTCTGGAAATGCCCAATGGAAAGCATGAAGTTCTCGAAGTCAAACACATCCTTAGGTACGTCACAGCCACCATACAATTGTAAGCGCAACCTCACACTTAAGGTGAGACtaagaatggctgcaacagTTTTTGATGGCAAGATGCCGCTCTTAGGGTTCGGTTTAAAGTTGAAATGAGGAAGACCGATCAAACTCCACCAGTTAGTTATGGCGTCTTCTGTTTTCTGACAAAGAATTCCATCGCAGTACCTTGCGTCTAGATAATCGAAGTAAAAGAGGCAAGTTTGAATGAGGTTGACCAACTGTCGTACAGCAAATTCTATGGGAACGCTGTCGTTCCGCAACTTGTACATCTGTCTAAACTTGTCTTCGGATGCGTCTGAAACCTTGTGTGCAGCTAGGGATAAAGACCGTCCTCCACAATTTAGCTTTTTCAAGTTTGAATTGAGTACAAAGCGCTTCTCGACTATTCTCATGTCACCTTCAGGAACGGGTATCAAGTTTAACGTTGAGGGAAGCGCAGCAAGGTTTGTCACCAAGAGAAACTCACTCACAGCAGGCTCCTCAGCACCGTTGCCAGCATCGGTATCACCTGTCGTTTCCATttccatcttcttgaacGTCGCATGGTTCATCATCACCTCGTTCAAGTACTCCTGAAAACGAGGGGGATACTGCCTTGATGGTTTCCGTATTATAGTGAACTTTATGACCTTCACTATGGCATCACGGCTCCCCGTGTACGTAGAAATGACTCCCCCGATCTTTCTGCCTCTAATCCACTGGTCCACCAAGTAGATTTCAAACCCCAGCGCCTCGCCTTCCTCAGCCAAATGAAACTCATTAAGCGCTATAAACTCCTTTTGAAAGTAGCTGACTGCCCTGAAGTCCGGGATGATATATGTTATGAGCTCTCTGGAAGCCTGACCTTGCGAGGTATCCTGCAACAGCACATTGCTCTGGTCGTTGCCGCCACCGCTGTCACCATTACTTTCTTTGGCGTAACGCCGTGGCCTATGGATATCCGCTGGAGAGAAATGGGCCACCGGTCCTAAGGCATACATAAGATGTTCAGTTGATTTTGGGGAACTTGTATGGGTAATTAACTAGTGTGGCAGGGTCTTATGTGTAGTAATATCATGCCCCCTCCGCAGTTTCCCCAGGCAAGGCTATTGTCACAAAGGAAAGTTTAACGGGACCTGGGAGCTAACCTTTGAAGCAAAGTACGGATGCCAAAAAAGCTGAAAACATAGACAGTCTCTGATTCGGCTACTTTGGTATTTCTTGCTGATTTTTCATGAATGAGTACCTATGGCCGCAAAAGTAGACTCGAGAGACGCAGTGGCACTAGCTGGCGAGAACAACGAACCGCAAAATCCTGTGTCTATTTCTGTTTACAATCTACTCGTTTCCTGTTTAGCTATTTGTTCATTACCTTATGTAAGTTCCTTGATGTCCAATGCAGTTTTCACTGTAACGTTGTGAAAGCGAACTCACACAACCCTCGATTAAGCGATCTCAGCACGCAACGGGGCCCACCATGTTTCTGGTGGCAGCACCGACTAATATATACCAATTAAGGAGCGAGATCATGAACTGCCGTGCCAGCCTTTAGAAAGAGTCTGTAGTACCTTGTCTCATCATACAATGGTACAACATTTACTGCGGCTTTTCGTGTTCTTCGACGAAACAGATTGCCTGTTTCGCTTGAGGACAGACTCGCTATCGATTCCAGCGATACCGTTGACCGCCCCTTTCTGGTTGCCCGCTTCCAAAGCTTGTTGCTTCTGCATCTccttctgctgcttcttttcagcACTGATCTGTGCCTCTTTAAGCATGATTTGTCTCACCACGTCGATGAAGGcctcatcaacattggTCTTGTACATGGCCGATGTCTCGTAGAAAGGAACCAGCCCCCATTGTTGGGACACCTTGACACCGTCCTCGACAGACAACACTCTGTCCTCTTCCAAATCGCTCTTGTTACCAATGAGCACCATTGGCACGTTATCTGAGTCTTTGATTCTGAGCACCTGCTCTCTCAATGCCAACAATTCCGTCAAGGAGTTTTCATCTGTGACAGAGTACACCAACAAAAAGCCTTTGCCCGATTTGATATACAATTCACGCATAGCAGTGAACTGGGCAACACCAGCAGTATCCAAAATCTCCAAGTCACAGGCCCTGCCGTCGACTTCGATCAGCTTTCTGTACGAGTCCTCGATCGTTGGATCATAACTTTCCACATATACACCTTGCACAAACTGAACGGTGACCGAGGACTTACCCACACCACCGGCGCCCAAAACAACAATCTTGTAATCTGCAGTTAGTATTGAGTAtccttgatgtttttgtaTTCATATTCATACCTctcatcaatgtctttAGCTGATTTTAAAGTCGTCAAATATATAAGATTTCGCGTCTTCGAGTTCTCCGGCACGAAAGATGTAGATCGCACACAATGCAGTGGGCTGGTGAATATATCAGGATAGAGGTTCGAAGTGTCAGGAACTTCCACTATCTCGAGAAATTAGAATTTTCGGCTATTCAGCAGATACTAAAAGGTTTTTAGTTCCGTTCACGGGACTCTAAAACACGAAAAACCGCCGCTCTACATACATCCAACTATACGGTGCGTTTGTATGGATCATCATTGTTCGCACCCAAAAGAGCGAAATTTCTCAACACACCTAGTGGATTTCCATCCGAGTTCTATTGTGTTCAATGTAGGCGCCTCGTGATGCAAAATTGATAGAATATTGGCTTCACCATTTCAATACTTGCTCCATTCGTCTCAAGCATTCAATTGTATAATGTCAGTCTGGATCACGAAGCCTACAACACACGTATGGTGATCTGTAGAGATGCCACTATACATGAAGGTAAAGACTCATCCATAAAACGAAATGAAAGATGATATTCCAGCATTTTCCAGCACGTAGGTAATATTTCACTTGTCAAAGAGCTGTTTAAGAAGATTAGACTTACAATTGCGCATGCAAACAGTACTGACCTCTCATGGTAGCAGTCACACGAGGCATACAGCTAGGCACTAGACAAAACGACATTCTTGTAGTCAAAGATTTAGCTAGACTGTTTAGATTTCGAATCCATGTGTGCTATATCAATCTTGAAGGGATGAGTGCATATTCAATGAACGTTAACCTGCTTGAAGCTTACGATTGCTCGCACCAAACACATCAGGCAGAAGGATTAGAAGGTTAGATTGGCAAGCAGAGGAGCTTAGTATCCCATACAATAGATTAGTGCTCCGTGGAAGAGAATAGATTTGAGCATTCATATGTCCTTAATTGACTAGTGAAAAACAATCAGTCCAACTGCACATCTGGAATAGGACCCACAGGCGTTATTCCATGAGGGTTGATACCCTTATGCGATTTCGTATAGTGCTTCTTGATATGGCTGAAATCAGTGGAGTCCTTGAACGCAGGAATTTTCCAATAGAGCAACTTCAACCATTCGTTGATGTAAGGGTAGTCATGCCTGATCATCCCAATATTGCACTTGAAATGCTGGACGTAAACCGGATCAAAACGCACAATGGTGGTGTACAAGCGTACATCAGCCTCTGTGAGGGTGGTCCCGATCAAAAAGCGATGCTTGGGGTCTTGCTCCTGGTTACTCTTAAGAATCTCCTCAACTTTATCCAAATGAGCAAAAACGTTCTTCACCTCCTTCTCATAAACATCCTGACTCGTGGCAAACCCAGTTTTGTAAACACCATTGTTGATATTATCGTAGACTAAGTCGTTGATCTCATCAATCTTCGAGCGCAACTCTTCGGGGTACAAATCCACCTCGGCAAAATCGGCAGGCAACAAATCGTTAAACTCAGTGTTGAGCATACGAATGATTTCCGAGCTCTCGTTGTTGACAATGGTCTCCTTTTGCTTATCCCACAACACAGGCACTGTGAAGCGGCCATCGTAGTCCGGATTGGCCTTATAATATAACTGCTTCAACCTCTCAAATCCATACAACGGTTCAGCAGTCCCAAGTGAGATGTCACCATTCTTCACAGTAGCCAATTCCTCCTTAGTGGGGAACCTCCACCCGTTCTCGTCCATGTGCCAGTGCACAATAGTAACTGGAAGAGCCTGGGTGAGCCCCTTGAAAAGTCTCGTTATAAGAACCCTGTGGGCCCAAGGACAAGCAAGCGATACATATAGGTGGTAACGGTTCAAATCTGGAGGAAACTCAGCACCTGGTTCCCTGGAGATGGAGTTACGAAACTGAGACGGCAAGCGGCGATACGCACCGTCCTTGTCAGCGAACTTGAGCACTTCAATTGGTTTTTTCTGGAAGTTAGCCATGTTTCGAATGAACTTGAGAAAGGTCATGGTGATATAAAAGTGT
It encodes the following:
- the RSR1 gene encoding Ras family GTPase RSR1; the protein is MRDYKIVVLGAGGVGKSSVTVQFVQGVYVESYDPTIEDSYRKSIEVDGRACDLEILDTAGVAQFTAMRELYIKSGKGFLLVYSVTDENSLTELLALREQVLRIKDSDNVPMVLIGNKSDLEEDRVLSVEDGVKVSQQWGSVPFYETSAMYKTNVDEAFIDVVRQIMLKEAQISAEKKQQKEMQKQQALEAGNQKGAVNGIAGIDSESVLKRNRQSVSSKNTKSRSKCCTIV
- the ECM4 gene encoding omega-class glutathione transferase is translated as MSEKKPIEVLKFADKDGAYRRLPSQFRNSISREPGAEFPPDLNRYHLYVSLACPWAHRVLITRLFKGLTQALPVTIVHWHMDENGWRFPTKEELATVKNGDISLGTAEPLYGFERLKQLYYKANPDYDGRFTVPVLWDKQKETIVNNESSEIIRMLNTEFNDLLPADFAEVDLYPEELRSKIDEINDLVYDNINNGVYKTGFATSQDVYEKEVKNVFAHLDKVEEILKSNQEQDPKHRFLIGTTLTEADVRLYTTIVRFDPVYVQHFKCNIGMIRHDYPYINEWLKLLYWKIPAFKDSTDFSHIKKHYTKSHKGINPHGITPVGPIPDVQLD